Part of the Neovison vison isolate M4711 chromosome 14, ASM_NN_V1, whole genome shotgun sequence genome is shown below.
CGCTGGCTGCTGGACCACGAGTGAAGGAGGCAGTGGAGCCACTAGCCAGGCGGACGTGAGCGGTTCAAGGCGTGCATGCAAAGCGACTCCTCGCTGGGGCCTTATAACCGGTCAGCCGGCCACTGTTACCATCTAGTGACCTGCACTGGTTGGGAAACTGGCCAAGCTTCGGGAAGTGTGGGGGCTGCTCTGCTCCCGCGTGAGATCCGTGCGCACAAGCACATGCATCATGTCTGCAAGCGTGTAAAGGCATACATGAGGGAGACAGCCCAGAGATTACACAGTACTGGTCACAAGTGCTCCATCTGGGGAGGTGTCCAGGGGTGCTGGCCACACTGTCTGCCGCGAACATGTGGTCTGGGGATAGTGTGAAACAGGCCAGCATCAGAACATTCGGGGGCAGCCTGGTTCTGCTGTCGTGACTCACACTTGTGCTAGGGTGGGGAGTGGGTCCCCTGTGATCAGCTGCGGGGGAGCCAGCTGGAGAGTTGGGGGTGCCTCCTTGGGAGACCACGGAAACCTGTGTGATCCTGTGCTTTTGGAGCATGGGCATGAGCAGAAGGATCTTCGGGTTCCAGACCCAGGTGCCTGGAGCCTATGGCCTGCAGAAAGCATCTTCGTGGCTGTTGCCAGCCCACAGGAACAGCAGGAGCTGGACAGAGTGGGAGGGACCCAGTTCTGCCGCCCGCCCCCCATGGCCCCCAAGCAGCTGAGCTCGGCCAGGTCTGGGCTGCCCCGTGGCTCGTGGGCAGACCTGTCTGCCCTGAACCAGAACCTCTAAACAGAATCAGGATTTAAACAGTCCCCAGACTAACTGTCAAGTCCCGCCAGGTCAGGAAGTGCTCGCATGTTCCGGttgcacacacacccccacccccctgctcctCCTCATCCCCCCAGCGCCTGCTGTAACAGCCACCAACCCCACCTGCAGGGAGCTACAGGAGGAGAGTGGTCTGACTGTGAACACGCTGCACAAGGTGGGCCACATCGTGTTTGAGTTCGTGGGTGAGCCTGAGCTGATGGACGTGCACGTTTTCTGCACAGAGAGTGTCCAGGGGACGCCCATGGAGAGCGACGGTGAGTGTGGGAGTCCGTCCCTTCTCCCTACCCCGGCGGGCAAGGGGAAGCCAGGTCCAGGTCCCGGGAGGCAGGCGCTGCGCCAGCACCCAACTCTAAGCCCTGTTCCTCTTCCACACAGGGACACAGCTGGGAGGACTGAACCCCAGAGCGTGTCCAGTTCCTCAGAGATGTGCGTGGGGATTGCTCACTGATGGGCAGTTGCAGCCCAGGTGGAAcacgcgcgcgctctctctcctttccacccGCTACAGAAATGCGCCCTCAGTGGTTCCAGCTAGACCAGATCCCCTTTGCGGACATGTGGCCCGATGACAGCTACTGGTTTCCCCTTCTGCTTCAGAAGAAGAAATTCCAGGGGTACTTCAAGTTCCAGGGTCCCAACACCATCCTGGACTACACGCTCCGCGAGGTGGACAAGCTGTAAAGGAAGGAGAACCCTGGCCCCTGCGGGCTGCAGGACCCTCATCAACTGCTCAGAGCCccaaggcaggggtggggtgaagTGGGTGGAGGTGAAAATAAAGACCCTTTGCCTTTTCCACACTCCTTGCAGACCCTGGTACGGCCAACCCAGGTCCATCCTCAGGAAGCTGCCAGACGGCGAGCCATGACCACGGCCTGGGGCAGAGAGGACAGCTGGAGGGCCGGGCGCTGCCTTGTGCCATGCCACAGGTTCTTGTTGGGACCTGCATGGGCGAGAAGCTGTATCCTCCTTACTCACCACCCTGACgtcacagggaaactgaggcagtcgTGGCCCAGGGCTAAAACCCTGGTCTAATTCACCAGAGGCCGTCCACATCTCTGACAGCCAggaagggggaaggcagagaatGCACAACTTTACCAACTGTCATCAACAGGTTTAATGGTTTTTCGTTCTTACGTAAAAATCTCGGAATGTAGGCCGTTTGTGAACGATTCCAGTTTACTGGGTATAGTAATCACTGACCCCCACAGCCTCATAAAGTGCTCCGCACAGCAAACTGCCTCCCCGAGGGGGGACAGAAGCAACCCAGCACCAGTCCATGCGGCCCCACGCGCACCCACATCAGAGCCTGCGTCTTCTGCTCCTGCCACACATCTGCAGGCCACAGCAAGTGAGCGAGGTCCAGGCTGGAAGGTCCTGGGCAGGGTTCCACTCCAGCCTTGCCAGAGTGCAGAGCAGGGCTCTGGCCAGTGCCATCCGACTGTGCAGGCCATGGACGACAAGGCCATCCCACTCTCCTGGGCAGCATAGGCCTCCCAGGACATCACTGAGCACAACAGCCCAGGCACAGGGGCCCATGGAGGCTGTGTGCGGGACCAAAGGTGGCCTCTACTGTCCCCAGCTGAGGGCACCAGGAGGACgtgactcccccaccccacccccagcaagtcTTATCTGTTGACGTCTCTGCAggacctgggggagggagggcttgGGCCAGAAACCCCCCTCCAGCCAAGAGCAGCAGGCCAGAGTGGCTCCCAGCTTCCACGGCAGGAACACAGTCGTCTGCAAGTCCTCTTCAGAAAGCACACTGCAAGGCTCTGGAGCTGGAAATCTCCTCGGACCTGGGTGAGGAGGCCCTCCCTGCACCAGCCCTCCCGCCTTCACGCTGCTGCCCAGCACGTGCGAGGCAAGGCCTGCTCAGGGTGTCTCCACGGTCCTGGGGTGGCCCGTCCCTCGCCAGCCACGGCCAGGGCATGTGCGGGTGAGCAACAGCTGGTAGGGACAGAACAGGAGACTTAAGGCTCCTGCTTTATGGCTCAAGTGTACACAAGGCCGTGGGAGCAGCCCTCAGGACCGCACAGACCCACACACAGCACCTGAGAACCCATTTCTACAGTGGGGGTGAGAACGCAAGCACCACCCAGAAACAGGCCAGTAACCAAAGCAGCTCCTGACGTGCTGGGCTCTGCAGGCACACTGCCCTGCTCCCTCAGAGCCCAGGAAGGCACAAGCCACCCTCACAAGGCCACAGGCTGGGTGGGGCACAACTGGCTTACCACCACCATCCCACACACCCCCACAGCTGCTCTGCCAGCACAGGCAGAACCCATGTGTGGGGTGGGCCCGAGTCCCCACCTGACACGGTTGTCCGGCCAGACCAAAAGGACACGTTCCCCCAGACTGCGGTATGCACAGTGTCCTCGGGGAAACCCACATGCCTGCGGGTACAGAAGTCACCCTCGGTCCCCACGCCGTGTGCAGACACACAGGCAGACAAGACCCAAGAGAAGCCCTGCACGTCTGCACGCACCCCCAGAAGGCGTGAATCTCAGGAATCCTGCCGTGAGGTCAGAACCTCCAGCCCCACTCGGGGCCAAGGACAGTGAGCTCAGAGGGCTGCAGACCTTGAAGGATGCACCCTGCCTGCGGACACAGAAGGGATTCCTAACAGGAAACACCCAGGACCTCGACACACAGGAACCCCAGACTCCTGAACAGATGCCCTCTGGGCCTGTACATGCAGAGGGAGGCTAGAAGCAAGGGTCTGAGCACCCAGAGCAAATGAGGTCAGTTTAAAGCTGGTCAGCCATGGCAACATGGCCCCCTCCTGCCAAGGCCAGCTAGGACACTGCCCCCACCCGCCGGCCTTCCTGTGCCCTTCCAGCCTCCAGGCTCGAGGTGCAGTCTGCAAAGAGAGGGGCATCCAGGCAGCCGAGAGAACAGAGCCATTGCTGCACTGGGACAAACAGAAGCAACAGTTCACCTTGTCTCCAGCACTGCAAACTGCTGGGCATACACGGGTTAGAGAGTGAGTGTACACGCAGGTAGAGACACAGGACACTTTCCCCAGAGACTAAGCCACGGCCCCCACAGCACTCCCCCAGGCTTGTCTCCTGGAAATCAACACCGTCTGTGCGcccagtgcccccccccccgagtccccaccccacacacactcacactgccATGCCCACAACTTCCCAAGATGTCCTGCTGGCCTCCAGGGATGTGCCCGATACAGCCACCTCTCATCCGACAGGGACAGTCCTGCCCTCTGTGGGGCCAGCTCATCCAGACCCTCCCAACTGCTCTAAGCCCCTGGGGGACCCTGCACATGGCCCCCAAGCACCTGCCACATGGAAACTATCCCGCCGCCCTGCCCTCTGGGGATCGGAGAAAACCATTCCAGGGACCCTCAGCTTCTCCCAGCCAGACTCACAGGCACAGTgtggcaggtgggggcggggggtggtcagGGGCAGTTGAGCAGATCCCTGTGGCTTCCGCCCTACTttccaacccctcccccaccaggcgCGGATATCAGCCCAACactggggaccctgtggtgggcGGGGGCAGCCGCTGTCTGAAGGGAATTCAAAAGAGGGACACACCATTTGGAAAGAGGTTTTAGTGAGGCCACCGGAGctcctgccccaggcctctgGCACTAGTGAGAAGACCTGCCGTCCTGCAGGGGCCCCGGTGGGAGCAGGGAGCTGCTGGGTCCCGCGAAGAGGCAGCTGAGCTTGGGCTGCAGGTCGTTCCACACCTTGCTCATCTGGAGGACGAGAGGGAGCACGGCGGGATGAGAAAGGCCACGAGCTGGCTACACGCCCCGGCAGACGGCTCTCTGTAAAACCCACGAGGAGCCCCAGCACGGCCCATGTGGTACCCTGTGCCACCTCCCCCAGCACTGCCAGACCAGGGGGCCACTGGCCCTTCCCTCGCCATCTTCGCCCCTTCCTCCACCAGGGACGCCGAAACTGGAGGGAATCACACGCCCTGCACGCAGGCCAGAAGGTGGAGTCTGCCACCTTGACCACTCTGCCGGCACCGGCCCCCCAGGGTGGTGGGTTGCACATGAGGGCTCCACCAGAGGAACACACAACAAACGTGGGTGTGGGAGTCAGATGTGCGGCAGCCACCAGCTCACACTCCGGTATCCGGGTTGAGGAGCAGCTACCggcagcccagggaggagggaggcttgGAGCCCACTCCCCCATGCGGACTTCCCCCAGAGGGGACAAGCCCCTTCCTCTCTGGCCGCTGCATCAGGACCCTCGCCCATGGACAGGGACACAGCAGTCCCAGACGCTTGCACCCTATGGCCCTCCACATCCCACGCCGATCTTGGAGGCGCACAGCACATACCATGTTTTGGAATGGAAACTTGCCACAGAGGGTAAATGGCACAGCTGAGTCATGGGgccaggcaggcagccacagaCCTTGCCAAGTCTCCAGACAGAGCACCTGTTCCAAGCAATTCAGGAGCCACCACCCAGAGGACATGAACCGGGGTCTGTACCAACCCCTTGCCCTCTCTGCCTGATGGTCCCATCTCTTGTCTCAATTCTGGGGATGCTGTGCTTTACCCAACTCCAAAAGTCCTCCAGGAGAGGAGGAATGCTGCTTCCTTCATGGTCTCACGctgcacccccccaaccccatgaATCAAGGGGACAACTCTGCCACTGCTGTTCAGGGTACGTGTAAGACAGCAGCTGTGACCAGGACCTGTTTCCAGGTCCCGGTGCTCCCCAGCTCGCGGCCCTTCCCTGGCAGTTCGCGAGGCGAGCTTCACAAGTGCCAGGCTCCCAGGCAGAGCCCAGGCAGGTGCGGGGAGACCCACCTCCTTGTGCCCTTGGATCTGTGAGTTGACAAAGGCCCCGAGGATGTGGGAGGTGAGAGGCAGGTACGCGTGGACCAGCTGCGTCTCCTGGTGCAGGCAGTACAGGGAGAAGTAGCTCCGCAGCTCCATGGTCTGGATGGCGTTCTCCTGCTGCACACACAAGTTACCCTTGCTCCCGGCCCCGCGGACACAAGGAGCCGCCAACCCCGCCCCGAGCCCACGGCCACCACCCCTTCCCCGCAGCACCACCGAGGCAAACTCCAAGCCACTTGCCCCAACCAGGCATCCTGGAGGCACTGCTCGGGACACTGCGGGGCCACCTGCCCACCCCAGCGCCCCCCGGCGCCCGCTATATCGCCGGCTATGGCGGCCCCAGGCAGAAGCACTCTGGAAGCCCGGAGCCAGGGACCAAAGTACCGCTCCAGGGTCCAGCCAGGCGGGCGTGCAGTGGCCCCGTCAGGCCTGCTCACAGGCCACCCGATCCCCCATGCGAGAACCACCTCGACGATGCGGGACTCCAGCTGCTCCACCGACTCGGGCTCACGGCTCTGCACAGCAGCGCTCAGCATCTGCCTCTTCATCAGGCTGTACTTGTGCAGGGCACGCTGGTGCTTATGCAGCACGCCCTTCTCGTGCCGCTCGCACAGGTCCTGCGGGGAGGGGCAGCTGCGCTCAACCACCGGCCAgaagggccccagagccaccctccCTCCATGAGAGGCAGCGTGGAAAGGGGAACTATGGAGGAGACACACGCTCCAAAGTCCGTGCTGTTCATGCATGAGCCCCTTCCTCTTCGGAAACCGCTCACACCACGCCCACTCACTCCACGCTCAGCAAGTGTTCGTGGAACAGAGCCGCTCAGGTGACAGGCCCAGGGTCAAACCAGGATGGGCTGCAGCACACATCAGCACCACAAactaaaaacccacaaaaaaaggTCCTGTCCACAAGGGAAAATGGACAGGGACAATGGAAGGTGGACCGCCGACTTTCCCACTGCCCAGTGACAGGAAGCCCATGTCCCTCCAGTAACAGAAAGGCCCGTCTCCAAAAGATACACTGGCATTTCCCAGGGGCCCTGAAATAGCCCCAGTCAGGAATCCTGTGGGAAACACTGGCCACAGAATGACAGTGCTGTGATCTCAAGGTGATCTGACTACCATCCATCTTAATGGAGAGATTCCTTCTGGAACCTTCCTCAAAGTACTGGGCACGAATATATACCCTCAGCACGAAGGATTCTCTGCTTCACAGACACTCTAGCCCATCACCAACACCACCCCAGTCCGAAAGCCAGCTCTGCACAGAGCCAGAGTCGGACTGCCCAGAACCTCAGCCCAAGGAAGAGACAAGCTCCCTCAGCACCAGACCAGCCCCAGTTACAGGTGGGAGCTAcaacagtcacacacacacacgcatccgCAAACACACACGCTCACATGCCTACATGTACACATGTGCCTGCGCAGTCACATGCACACGCatatgcacgtgtgtgcatggatgtgtgtgtatCCCCAGGTGCACCCATGCTCATAcacatgcacgtgtgcacacagaTGCCTACATATGCGTACACGTGCACACGGTCACATGCATGCATATACACtcatacatacacatgtgcacacaaacaTACCCATACTCACACCTATACACACTCATACATAAACACAAATGTATACACGTTCACACAAGCACATGCATACACTCGTGCACAccctcatacacacacaaatacacaaacacagTTCATGCACATGGATACatccacacatacatacacacaggcaTACGTATATGCTCAcacgcatgcgtgcacacacagcTGCCACTCTCAGACCAAGGGAAGCCAGAGGACTGTCTGCACACCTACGGGGGGCCACAGCCCAGAGCACCTACAGAACCCTCCAAGGAGCAGTAACACTGGCCAGACTGCCACAGCCCATCTTCCCTCCACAGCCCTGGGTTCGCGGCCCTTCATCCTCAGGAGTCACACCCATGAGAGACCATGAGAGACCAGACTCACTTTATACGACTGCAGCAAATCCAAGAAGAGGTTCAATTTCTCCACCACGTCATTCTCTTCCTGTTTGCCCTAGAAAACAAGGGTGGGTGACCACTCCGAGCACCACAGGACCCACAGACCTATCCGTAGGCCTGAGCTGGCTCTCCACACCTCCAGCAGCCACAGCCAGCTCTGCAGAAGAGCCCCCTTCCCACATGACAGACCCCCAACACAAGGCAGGGAAGCCACAGAACCCTGCAGCTAGATGAAAACTACGGCCTCAGTTCCCAAGATCAtctgcccacttgtgctcactGTTTGACACCCAAGTACAGTTGGGGCTGGGTTGGCTTCCTGGGAACCCTCCCTACTAACACTGTGCTCACAGCCACATGTCCTGAAGGGCTCTAGCACAGCTCATGGCCCTCAGCCACCAGCACTTGCCGAGCACCTCACCTGGGTGTTTGTCGAGCACCTCACCCGGGTGTTTGCTGAGCATCTTGCCTGGGTGTTTTGTTGAACACCTCCTAGTCATTCACCAAGTGCCTCTCTCAGGTGTATGGTGAGAACCTCACCTCTCCCAGGTACAGTGTGGGCTCCTCAGAGAAATGAGCCCCTTTCACAACCTCCAGGGCTCCAGCAATGGCATGAAAAGCTCATCTCAGAAACCACACATCAGACCATGTGTCTAGAGGGTACAGCCAAAAGACAGAGAATGGGGAAAATGAGGAGGACAAGTCTGACCAGGTTACAAGCACTGCCCTGGGAGCCAGGGGCTCCTGCCCAGGTTCTGCCACCAAGTCAGGGGAACCAGGACTCACAcctgctgagctcagaggttCCAGGCCACTCATTCCCACACCTAAAGCCAAGACTAGCCAATAAAAGTCACAGGAAAATAACAGGCATGTTCCAGGTTTTTTAAACTCGGAAAGGAAAACACCAGAGGTCCACAGGCACCCTGCTCCCTCCTGACAGGGTGGAGGGGCACAGGAGGATGGAGGTTCCCCGGCCTAGCAGCTGAGGGGCCATTC
Proteins encoded:
- the NUDT1 gene encoding 7,8-dihydro-8-oxoguanine triphosphatase, which codes for MGSSRLYTLVLVLQPQRVLLGMKKRGFGVGRWNGFGGKVQDGETIEDGAKRELQEESGLTVNTLHKVGHIVFEFVGEPELMDVHVFCTESVQGTPMESDEMRPQWFQLDQIPFADMWPDDSYWFPLLLQKKKFQGYFKFQGPNTILDYTLREVDKL